A portion of the Paenibacillus sp. PvR098 genome contains these proteins:
- a CDS encoding nicotinate-nucleotide adenylyltransferase → MKIGLMGGTFDPVHIGHLIAAQSVCEELGLNEVWFMPTSVPPHKEQAPGASPEQRWKMVCLAAEGHPSFKPSDIELRKGGVSYSIETVTMLRSQYPDYEFFYIIGADMVQYLPKWHKINELIRLVTFVGLHRPGYETEIEGLPAPIRQAVRSVRMPQIELSSTWIRQRRAAGQSVRYMVPDRVNDYIEVNRLYEA, encoded by the coding sequence ATGAAAATCGGCTTGATGGGAGGAACTTTCGATCCCGTTCATATCGGCCATTTGATTGCAGCCCAGAGTGTTTGTGAGGAGCTGGGGCTGAATGAGGTTTGGTTTATGCCAACGTCCGTGCCGCCGCATAAGGAGCAGGCGCCCGGCGCTTCTCCGGAGCAGCGCTGGAAGATGGTATGCCTCGCCGCGGAAGGCCATCCGAGTTTTAAGCCGTCGGATATCGAGCTGCGCAAAGGCGGCGTATCCTACAGCATTGAGACGGTGACTATGCTCCGGTCGCAGTATCCTGACTATGAATTTTTTTACATCATCGGTGCCGACATGGTGCAGTACTTGCCCAAATGGCACAAGATCAACGAGCTGATCCGTCTTGTGACCTTCGTAGGACTTCATCGCCCGGGGTATGAAACCGAGATTGAAGGGTTGCCTGCCCCTATTCGGCAGGCCGTTCGCTCGGTCCGTATGCCTCAAATCGAACTATCTTCGACCTGGATCAGGCAGCGGCGGGCCGCAGGGCAATCCGTGCGTTATATGGTGCCCGACCGGGTAAATGATTATATCGAGGTGAACCGGCTTTATGAAGCGTGA
- the yqeK gene encoding bis(5'-nucleosyl)-tetraphosphatase (symmetrical) YqeK, which translates to MKREDMIESVRSQMPEKRWNHTLGVMETAVKLAERFGADPVKADLAALLHDVCKYWRVDEQARIIRENGLPLDLLEYDKELWHAHAGAWVAGERYGVQDEEVLDAIRYHTSGRARMTLLDKVVCLADYMEPGRDFPGVHNIREIAEYSLEKALLAGFDGTIRFLLDKGKRIYPMTLAARNALIEELGQQDGASV; encoded by the coding sequence ATGAAGCGTGAAGACATGATCGAATCAGTCCGGTCGCAAATGCCGGAGAAGCGCTGGAACCATACGCTTGGCGTGATGGAGACAGCGGTGAAACTGGCCGAACGATTCGGAGCTGATCCGGTTAAAGCCGATTTGGCGGCTTTGCTCCACGATGTGTGCAAATATTGGCGGGTTGACGAGCAAGCGCGCATTATTCGAGAGAATGGGTTGCCCCTTGATCTGTTGGAGTATGACAAAGAGCTGTGGCATGCTCACGCCGGAGCGTGGGTGGCTGGTGAACGCTACGGTGTGCAGGACGAAGAGGTGCTGGATGCGATTCGTTATCATACCTCGGGGCGCGCGCGGATGACACTGCTGGACAAGGTAGTTTGTCTTGCCGATTATATGGAGCCGGGACGCGATTTTCCAGGCGTGCATAATATTCGCGAAATCGCCGAATATAGTTTAGAGAAGGCATTGCTTGCTGGTTTTGACGGAACGATACGATTCTTGCTGGACAAGGGAAAACGGATATATCCGATGACGCTGGCCGCTCGCAACGCTTTGATCGAAGAGCTGGGGCAGCAGGACGGTGCCAGCGTCTAG
- the rsfS gene encoding ribosome silencing factor — MTVQPEELMALVTEAAEDKKAMNIITLNLRGISLIADYFVICHGNSETQVQSIATEIRKNAEEKGVRVRGLEGMDTARWVLVDLGDVVVHVFHRDDREYYNIERLWSDAKVVERV, encoded by the coding sequence ATGACGGTACAACCTGAAGAGCTTATGGCACTAGTGACCGAAGCAGCCGAAGACAAAAAAGCGATGAACATCATCACTTTGAATCTGCGCGGAATATCGCTGATCGCGGATTATTTTGTGATTTGCCACGGTAATTCTGAGACGCAGGTGCAGTCGATTGCTACGGAAATCCGCAAGAATGCGGAGGAAAAAGGGGTTCGGGTTCGCGGTTTGGAAGGGATGGACACGGCGCGCTGGGTACTTGTCGATCTTGGCGATGTGGTCGTCCATGTATTCCATCGCGACGATCGGGAGTATTATAACATCGAACGTCTTTGGTCCGACGCGAAAGTGGTCGAACGGGTATGA
- a CDS encoding S1-like domain-containing RNA-binding protein, which translates to MRLDAGTIRRLEVAREVSPNGYFLTDGTQDVLLHYSETVGEVKLGDNVEVFLFHDTQDRLAATMRKPLIRLGEVALLEVVDLHPRFGCFLEMGLGRHLLLPFKELPELKELRPEVGDKVFVVLAHDRQGRLVAKVAGEEQLKKLCFDAPAAWRGTTVEARVYKPLQMGTFIVCDGGVVGFGVIGFIHSSERTRLLRLGEQVKVRITFVREDGNVNCSMRERKEVGRDEDAEKLLAFLQQRPNQAMPYSDETPADLISQRFGMSKSAFKRAIGKLMKEGIVYQEGSWTYLKQDEIKPVTE; encoded by the coding sequence ATGAGACTTGATGCCGGTACGATCAGGCGCTTGGAAGTGGCAAGGGAAGTGTCGCCGAACGGCTATTTTTTGACCGACGGGACACAGGACGTTCTTCTGCATTACAGCGAAACGGTTGGGGAAGTGAAACTAGGGGACAACGTAGAGGTATTCTTGTTTCATGACACTCAAGACCGGCTGGCTGCAACGATGCGAAAGCCGCTGATTCGGCTTGGTGAGGTGGCACTGCTTGAGGTCGTGGATCTTCATCCGCGTTTTGGATGTTTCCTTGAGATGGGTCTGGGTCGGCATTTGCTGCTGCCGTTCAAGGAGCTTCCTGAGCTCAAGGAGCTTCGTCCTGAAGTCGGGGACAAGGTGTTTGTCGTGCTGGCCCACGACCGTCAAGGCCGCCTTGTCGCCAAGGTAGCGGGAGAAGAGCAGCTCAAAAAGCTGTGCTTCGATGCGCCGGCCGCTTGGCGCGGCACTACGGTAGAAGCAAGGGTGTACAAGCCCCTGCAGATGGGTACGTTCATCGTCTGTGACGGAGGTGTGGTTGGTTTCGGAGTCATCGGCTTCATTCATTCCTCCGAGCGGACCCGTCTGCTGCGGCTCGGCGAGCAGGTTAAGGTTCGCATTACCTTTGTGCGTGAAGACGGTAATGTCAACTGCTCAATGCGCGAACGCAAGGAAGTAGGACGGGATGAGGATGCGGAGAAGCTTCTGGCATTCCTACAGCAGCGTCCAAACCAGGCAATGCCTTATTCGGACGAAACACCCGCCGATCTGATCAGCCAGCGATTTGGGATGAGTAAGTCCGCATTCAAGCGCGCCATTGGAAAGCTGATGAAAGAAGGCATAGTTTATCAGGAAGGCAGCTGGACTTACCTGAAGCAGGATGAGATAAAGCCGGTAACCGAGTGA
- a CDS encoding class I SAM-dependent methyltransferase gives MAYERFSYIYDRLMEDMPYEEWMRFAQQCWDKYGNPRTIVDLGCGTGALAVPLAQLGYEVIGIDLSDDMLAVAQQKADNALRRSAFPAGGRLMLLQQDLRDWELGRPVDAVISFCDCFNYLLEEEDVVQAIRQAYEGLKPGGVFLFDVHTPYQLQSYAESQPFTLNEEDIAYIWTCDYDPGRCEIEHALTLFVREGELLETGSDDAVTERYHRVEELHLQRAYPLDWLQDKLREAGFRETACYADFLWKAPAEDTQRAFFVAVK, from the coding sequence GTGGCTTACGAGCGGTTCTCGTATATTTATGACCGTCTGATGGAAGATATGCCCTATGAGGAATGGATGCGATTTGCCCAGCAGTGCTGGGACAAGTACGGTAATCCCCGTACCATCGTCGACCTTGGCTGCGGCACTGGAGCTTTGGCGGTACCGCTTGCGCAGCTAGGCTATGAAGTGATCGGCATCGACCTATCAGACGATATGCTGGCCGTAGCTCAGCAAAAGGCAGACAACGCGCTGCGGCGTTCTGCCTTCCCTGCTGGAGGCAGGCTGATGCTGCTTCAGCAGGATTTGCGCGATTGGGAGCTTGGCCGACCCGTGGATGCTGTCATATCGTTTTGTGACTGTTTCAACTATTTGCTGGAGGAAGAGGATGTCGTGCAGGCCATCCGTCAAGCCTATGAGGGCTTGAAGCCCGGGGGCGTGTTTCTGTTCGACGTGCATACGCCCTACCAGCTTCAATCTTATGCCGAGTCACAGCCTTTTACTTTGAATGAAGAGGATATTGCGTATATTTGGACTTGCGATTATGACCCGGGACGCTGTGAGATCGAGCATGCGTTAACGCTTTTCGTCAGGGAAGGGGAGCTGCTGGAAACCGGATCGGACGACGCGGTGACCGAACGCTATCATCGGGTGGAGGAGCTGCATTTGCAGCGCGCCTATCCTCTGGATTGGCTCCAGGATAAGCTGCGTGAAGCCGGGTTCCGGGAAACGGCATGCTATGCTGATTTTCTGTGGAAAGCACCGGCGGAAGACACGCAGCGGGCATTTTTCGTAGCGGTAAAATAG
- the leuS gene encoding leucine--tRNA ligase: MAQEVKEQQGYNPLALEPKWQRYWEENKTFKVLDDDSKPKFYALDMFPYPSGAGLHVGHPEGYTATDIVSRYKRMRGYNVLHPMGWDAFGLPAEQHALDTGEHPREITIKNINNFRRQIKSLGFSYDWDREFSTTDPDYYKWTQWIFIQLYKKGLAYVDEVPVNWCPALGTVLANEEVIDGKSERGGHPVIRKPMRQWVLRITEYAERLLEDLEELDWSESIKDMQRNWIGKSKGAEVTFAIDGHEGDGLKVFTTRADTLFGATYCVLAPEHELVERIATAEQAAAVKDYQERAARKSDLERTDLAKEKTGVFTGAYAVNPVNGGKVPIWIADYVLAGYGTGAIMAVPGHDQRDWEFAKQYDLPIIEVVQGGDLSIEAYPGDGAHVNSGFLDGLSNEQAIGAMIQWLEETGKGQGKVTYRLRDWLFSRQRYWGEPIPILHLEDGTMKTVPEDQLPLLLPEVDEIKPSGTGESPLANVTDWVNTIDPETGMKARRETNTMPQWAGSCWYYLRFIDPKNDQEICSPELQRKWLPVDLYIGGAEHAVLHLLYARFWHKVLYDLGVVNTKEPFYKLVNQGMILGENNEKMSKSRGNVINPDVIVNEFGADTLRLYEMFMGPLEATKPWNANGVEGTYRFLSRVWRLFTQEDGQLSAKISSEEETGSEAFKRTWHRTIKKVTEDLEALRFNTAISQLMIFMNEAYKTDRLPKAAMEQFVQMLSPLAPHLAEELWEKLGHNNTVTYEAWPTYDEAWTVDNEVEIVIQVNGRIAERATVAADADEASMQELAMNLDKVKEAMAGKSVRKVIVVKGKLVNIVVG; encoded by the coding sequence ATGGCACAGGAAGTCAAAGAACAGCAAGGATATAACCCGCTGGCGCTTGAACCGAAATGGCAGCGCTACTGGGAGGAGAACAAGACGTTCAAAGTATTGGACGATGATAGCAAGCCCAAATTTTATGCGCTCGATATGTTTCCGTATCCTTCCGGTGCGGGACTTCATGTAGGCCACCCTGAGGGGTATACGGCTACCGATATCGTGTCACGTTACAAAAGAATGCGCGGCTACAACGTGCTTCATCCGATGGGATGGGACGCTTTCGGCCTTCCGGCGGAGCAGCACGCGCTTGATACGGGCGAGCATCCGCGTGAGATTACGATCAAGAATATCAACAACTTCCGCAGACAAATCAAATCGCTGGGTTTCTCGTACGATTGGGATCGCGAATTCAGCACAACCGACCCGGATTATTACAAATGGACGCAGTGGATTTTTATCCAGCTGTATAAAAAAGGTCTCGCTTACGTTGATGAGGTGCCTGTTAACTGGTGTCCTGCGCTGGGAACGGTTCTCGCGAATGAAGAGGTGATTGACGGCAAGAGCGAGCGCGGAGGCCATCCCGTTATCCGTAAGCCGATGCGCCAATGGGTGCTGAGAATTACCGAGTATGCGGAGCGCTTGCTGGAGGATCTGGAGGAGCTAGATTGGTCCGAGAGTATCAAGGATATGCAGCGCAACTGGATCGGTAAATCCAAAGGGGCTGAAGTGACATTCGCCATCGATGGACATGAGGGAGACGGCTTGAAAGTGTTTACCACTCGCGCGGATACGCTTTTTGGAGCTACGTACTGCGTTTTGGCGCCGGAGCATGAGCTAGTGGAACGCATTGCCACAGCCGAGCAAGCTGCTGCAGTGAAGGATTATCAAGAACGTGCCGCCCGCAAGAGCGACTTGGAGCGTACGGACTTGGCGAAGGAGAAGACTGGGGTATTTACGGGCGCTTATGCCGTAAATCCGGTCAATGGCGGCAAAGTGCCGATCTGGATCGCCGATTATGTATTGGCAGGTTACGGAACGGGAGCCATTATGGCGGTACCCGGGCATGACCAAAGGGACTGGGAGTTCGCCAAACAGTATGATCTTCCGATTATTGAAGTGGTGCAGGGCGGAGATCTTTCAATAGAGGCTTATCCTGGCGACGGAGCGCATGTGAACTCCGGCTTCCTGGACGGGCTCAGCAACGAACAGGCCATCGGAGCCATGATTCAGTGGCTTGAGGAAACCGGCAAAGGGCAGGGCAAAGTGACCTATCGCCTGCGTGACTGGTTGTTCAGCCGCCAGCGTTATTGGGGCGAGCCTATTCCGATTCTTCATCTGGAAGACGGTACGATGAAGACCGTTCCTGAGGATCAGCTGCCGCTGCTGCTTCCGGAAGTCGACGAAATCAAGCCATCCGGCACAGGTGAATCGCCGCTTGCGAACGTGACGGACTGGGTCAACACCATTGATCCGGAGACAGGTATGAAAGCCCGTCGCGAGACGAACACGATGCCGCAATGGGCCGGAAGCTGCTGGTACTATCTGCGTTTTATAGATCCTAAGAACGATCAGGAAATTTGCTCCCCAGAGCTGCAGCGCAAGTGGCTGCCGGTCGACTTGTACATCGGGGGGGCGGAGCATGCGGTTCTCCATCTGCTGTACGCGCGCTTCTGGCATAAGGTCCTGTACGATCTCGGTGTCGTGAATACGAAAGAACCATTCTACAAGCTGGTCAATCAAGGGATGATCCTTGGCGAGAATAATGAAAAAATGAGCAAATCCCGCGGAAACGTCATTAATCCGGATGTCATTGTGAATGAATTCGGGGCCGATACGCTGCGCTTATACGAAATGTTCATGGGCCCGCTCGAGGCAACGAAGCCATGGAACGCCAATGGCGTGGAAGGTACCTACCGCTTCTTGAGCCGAGTTTGGAGATTGTTCACCCAAGAGGACGGTCAACTAAGCGCGAAAATTAGCAGCGAGGAAGAAACGGGCAGCGAGGCGTTCAAGCGGACTTGGCACCGTACGATCAAGAAGGTAACCGAAGATTTAGAGGCACTGCGCTTTAACACAGCGATCAGCCAATTGATGATCTTCATGAATGAGGCTTACAAGACGGATCGTCTGCCGAAAGCGGCTATGGAGCAATTCGTGCAGATGCTCTCTCCGCTGGCGCCGCATCTTGCGGAAGAGCTGTGGGAGAAGCTGGGTCATAACAACACGGTCACTTATGAGGCATGGCCAACCTATGATGAGGCTTGGACTGTCGATAACGAGGTAGAGATCGTTATTCAGGTGAACGGACGCATCGCTGAGCGAGCAACGGTAGCCGCCGACGCGGACGAAGCTTCGATGCAGGAGCTGGCTATGAATTTGGATAAAGTGAAGGAAGCGATGGCCGGCAAATCGGTCCGGAAAGTCATCGTTGTTAAAGGCAAGCTGGTCAATATCGTGGTAGGCTAA
- the comER gene encoding late competence protein ComER, with the protein MRIGFIGTGSMGSMLIETFIRSGALNPENIVVTNRTIDKAERLAASYPGLQVARSNKEVAAQVELLFICVKPLEFKDVIDQIQASTTPDQTIVSITSPVLIRHLEAQLPCKIAKVIPSITNYVLSGATLCIYGDRMLPEDQERLENLLSYVSAPIRISEEYTRISSDLSSCGPAFLAFFVQKYIDASVSATGISEEEATRLASEMTLGTGKLLTAGGFTPDMLQQRVAVPGGITAEGLRIMEKELCSVFYDLIRTTHAKYEEDLEKVEARFLGTKVD; encoded by the coding sequence ATGCGCATAGGTTTCATCGGAACAGGCAGCATGGGCAGTATGCTTATCGAAACGTTCATCCGCTCCGGTGCCTTGAACCCGGAGAACATCGTGGTGACCAATCGGACCATCGACAAAGCGGAGCGTTTGGCGGCGAGCTATCCGGGCTTACAGGTGGCCCGTTCCAATAAGGAAGTTGCAGCTCAAGTTGAACTGCTGTTTATATGCGTCAAACCCTTGGAATTCAAGGACGTCATTGATCAGATTCAAGCCTCGACGACGCCTGACCAAACGATCGTTTCGATCACCAGCCCGGTACTGATCCGGCATCTTGAAGCCCAGCTTCCCTGCAAAATCGCCAAAGTGATTCCGAGCATCACAAATTATGTACTGAGCGGAGCAACGCTTTGTATTTATGGAGATCGGATGCTGCCCGAGGATCAAGAACGGCTCGAAAACCTGCTGTCCTATGTGAGCGCTCCAATTCGCATTTCCGAGGAGTATACCCGGATTTCCTCCGACCTGTCGAGCTGCGGACCCGCATTCCTCGCCTTCTTCGTGCAAAAGTATATTGATGCGTCCGTCTCGGCCACAGGCATTTCCGAAGAGGAGGCGACCCGGCTCGCCAGTGAAATGACGCTTGGTACAGGCAAGCTGCTGACCGCAGGCGGATTCACTCCTGATATGCTGCAGCAGCGAGTGGCCGTGCCCGGTGGGATTACAGCCGAAGGGCTCCGTATAATGGAAAAAGAGCTGTGCAGCGTCTTTTACGACTTGATCCGCACAACTCATGCCAAATATGAAGAGGATTTGGAAAAGGTGGAAGCCCGCTTTCTCGGGACCAAGGTCGATTAA
- a CDS encoding helix-hairpin-helix domain-containing protein gives MMRIAFIALAVGLSAGLLMIYPKLTEPPVSSFISADDEMRRLLQDQAEQRVPSPAAPNAGQGGKQTETMPAETKPAETKPSSSQGDPVSTTTKDGKADASFGKLNLNTATAEQLDELPGIGPSRAQAILELRKRLGGKFRSSDQLLEVKGIGGKTLEKIKPHVTVEP, from the coding sequence ATGATGCGAATCGCTTTCATTGCGCTTGCTGTCGGTCTGTCGGCCGGGCTGTTGATGATATATCCTAAGCTAACGGAGCCTCCTGTCTCAAGCTTCATAAGCGCCGATGATGAAATGCGCAGGCTGCTGCAGGATCAAGCGGAGCAAAGGGTGCCGTCTCCGGCAGCTCCGAACGCCGGGCAAGGGGGAAAGCAGACGGAGACGATGCCTGCGGAAACCAAACCTGCGGAAACCAAGCCGTCCTCATCGCAAGGAGATCCGGTTTCGACTACGACAAAAGACGGCAAAGCGGACGCCTCTTTTGGCAAGCTGAATTTGAATACGGCTACGGCGGAGCAGTTGGATGAGCTGCCTGGTATCGGCCCGAGCAGAGCACAGGCAATTTTGGAGCTTCGAAAGAGGCTCGGCGGCAAATTTCGTTCTTCCGACCAGTTGTTGGAGGTCAAAGGAATCGGCGGGAAGACCTTGGAGAAGATCAAGCCTCACGTCACAGTAGAGCCTTAA
- a CDS encoding homocysteine synthase, whose product MSEERKLALETLAIHAGQEIDPTTMSRAVPLYQTTSYGFRDTDHAANLFALKEFGNIYTRLMNPTTDVFEKRVAALEGGLAALATASGQAAITYSILNIAGAGDEIVSSASLYGGTYNLFAITLPKIGIKVHFVDPSDPENFRKAITPNTKAVFAETIGNPRGDVLDIEAVAAIAHENGIPLIVDNTFPSPYLCRPIEHGADIVIHSATKFIGGHGTSIGGIIVDGGRFDWKASGKYPGLTEPDPSYHGVVYTDAVGPVAYIIKARVQLLRDMGAAISPFNSFMMLQGLETLHLRMERHSSNAMKVAEFLEQHEAVEWVSYAGLPSHPSYDLARKYMPKGQGAIMTFGIKGGVEAGRKVINAVQLFSHLANVGDSKSLIIHPASTTHQQLNEEEQNAAGVSPGMIRLSIGTEAIEDIIYDLNQAIQTSQK is encoded by the coding sequence ATGTCAGAAGAACGCAAGCTCGCTTTGGAAACGTTAGCCATTCACGCAGGACAAGAGATTGATCCCACAACGATGTCTCGCGCAGTGCCTCTGTACCAAACCACTTCCTATGGGTTCCGCGATACGGATCATGCGGCGAATTTGTTTGCATTGAAGGAATTCGGCAATATTTATACCCGCTTGATGAATCCAACGACTGATGTGTTTGAGAAGCGGGTCGCGGCTCTAGAGGGCGGACTTGCCGCACTTGCGACTGCATCCGGACAAGCTGCAATTACGTACTCCATCTTGAATATAGCGGGAGCGGGAGACGAGATTGTGTCTTCGGCAAGTTTGTACGGAGGTACATATAATTTATTTGCGATCACGCTGCCAAAAATTGGCATTAAGGTGCATTTCGTTGATCCTAGCGATCCTGAGAATTTCCGTAAAGCAATAACGCCTAATACGAAGGCGGTATTCGCAGAAACGATCGGGAATCCGAGAGGGGATGTGTTAGACATCGAAGCGGTGGCTGCCATCGCTCATGAGAATGGCATTCCTCTCATAGTGGACAATACCTTCCCGAGCCCTTACCTGTGCCGCCCGATTGAGCATGGAGCAGATATTGTCATTCATTCTGCTACCAAATTCATCGGCGGTCACGGCACTTCGATCGGCGGCATCATTGTAGACGGCGGACGCTTTGACTGGAAGGCGAGCGGCAAATATCCGGGCCTTACCGAACCGGATCCGAGCTACCACGGCGTTGTATATACGGATGCGGTCGGTCCCGTCGCATATATCATCAAAGCTCGTGTGCAGCTTCTTCGCGACATGGGCGCTGCGATTTCTCCATTCAATTCATTTATGATGCTGCAGGGGCTGGAGACGCTGCATCTGCGAATGGAGCGCCACAGCTCCAACGCGATGAAGGTGGCTGAGTTTTTGGAGCAGCATGAAGCCGTCGAATGGGTGAGCTATGCTGGTCTGCCAAGCCATCCGTCCTACGATTTGGCCCGTAAATATATGCCAAAAGGACAGGGCGCCATTATGACATTCGGCATCAAAGGCGGCGTAGAAGCCGGCCGCAAGGTGATCAATGCCGTGCAATTGTTCTCTCATCTCGCCAATGTGGGCGATTCGAAATCACTGATCATTCATCCGGCGAGCACAACACATCAGCAGCTCAATGAAGAGGAGCAAAACGCTGCAGGTGTAAGCCCCGGGATGATCCGGTTGTCGATCGGTACCGAAGCGATCGAGGACATCATTTACGATTTGAATCAAGCGATTCAAACGAGCCAGAAGTAA
- a CDS encoding dCMP deaminase family protein, which produces MIARKDWDTYFMDIAYMASTRSQCNRRHVGAVLVQGKKLLGTAYNGAPMGVPDCSEAGCMLVEEIELVASEGKEQVVKKQRCIRTIHAEQNLLLFTDREDREGSVVYVTDQPCWTCANMLANSGIVEIVFHRAYPKDHEKVSALTAQKALSFRRLEKYEPPAGTVSEVTN; this is translated from the coding sequence ATGATAGCCCGTAAAGATTGGGACACGTACTTTATGGACATCGCCTATATGGCATCCACCCGTTCCCAGTGCAACCGCAGACATGTTGGAGCTGTGCTGGTGCAGGGGAAAAAGCTTTTGGGCACCGCGTATAATGGAGCCCCCATGGGCGTCCCGGATTGCTCAGAGGCTGGCTGCATGCTGGTGGAAGAAATCGAACTGGTGGCTTCTGAAGGCAAAGAGCAGGTAGTCAAAAAACAGCGCTGTATTCGAACCATTCACGCGGAGCAAAATTTGCTTCTGTTCACCGACCGTGAGGACCGTGAGGGCTCGGTCGTGTATGTAACCGACCAGCCGTGCTGGACTTGCGCCAATATGCTGGCGAATAGCGGTATCGTTGAGATTGTGTTCCACCGTGCTTATCCGAAGGATCACGAGAAAGTAAGCGCCTTGACGGCGCAAAAAGCCCTATCATTCCGCCGGTTGGAGAAATATGAACCCCCGGCAGGAACGGTCTCGGAAGTGACGAATTAA